The following are encoded together in the Daucus carota subsp. sativus chromosome 5, DH1 v3.0, whole genome shotgun sequence genome:
- the LOC108223394 gene encoding probable xyloglucan 6-xylosyltransferase 5, with the protein MGLEFFTAQKRGSAQLPSSTTPKTAARSAAAGRTRSRSVLKTFNNIKITILCGFVTILVLRGTIGLGNYSTDAEDQTLAEETNRILAEIRSGYDPTDPNDPIEQQRDLFLNETYTLGPKIESWDEDRKIWLSRNPDFPNYVNGKPRVLLVTGSPPNPCDNPIGDHYLLKAIKNKIDYCRLHGIEIVYNMAHLDMELAGYWAKLPLIRKLMLSHPEVEWIWWMDSDALFTDMVFEIPYGKYDEYNMVIHGYPDLLYNQKSWIALNTGSFLFRNCQWSLDLLDVWAPMGPKGPIRDEAGKILTANLKGRPAFEADDQSALIYLLISQKDTWMNKVFVENSYYLHGYWAGLVDQYEEMNEKYHPGLGDERWPFVTHFVGCKPCGSYGDYPVERCLKSMERAFNFADNQVIKLYGFRHKGLLSPKIKRIRNETVTPLESVDQYDFRHAVHGEVGSNS; encoded by the coding sequence ATGGGTCTTGAATTTTTTACTGCCCAGAAGAGAGGCTCAGCTCAGCTCCCCAGCTCAACCACTCCCAAGACGGCCGCCAGATCCGCGGCTGCCGGCCGGACACGCAGCCGGAGTGTTCTCAAGACGTTCAACAACATTAAAATCACTATTCTTTGTGGGTTTGTCACGATTCTTGTACTACGTGGTACTATTGGTCTAGGCAATTACTCGACTGATGCTGAAGATCAAACCCTAGCTGAAGAAACGAATCGGATCCTTGCTGAGATCCGATCCGGTTATGACCCGACAGATCCGAATGACCCGATTGAGCAGCAACGTGATCTTTTTCTTAATGAGACGTATACACTTGGTCCAAAGATTGAGTCTTGGGATGAAGATAGGAAAATTTGGTTGAGTCGAAACCCGGATTTTCCGAATTATGTTAATGGGAAGCCTAGAGTGTTGCTTGTTACTGGTTCACCTCCGAACCCTTGCGATAACCCGATTGGGGATCATTATTTGTTGAAAGCTATTAAGAATAAGATTGATTATTGCAGGTTACATGGTATCGAGATTGTGTATAATATGGCACATTTGGATATGGAGTTGGCTGGGTATTGGGCGAAGCTTCCGTTGATTAGGAAGTTGATGTTGTCTCATCCGGAAGTTGAGTGGATTTGGTGGATGGATAGTGATGCTTTGTTTACTGATATGGTGTTTGAGATTCCGTATGGCAAGTATGATGAGTATAATATGGTGATTCATGGTTACCCTGATTTGTTGTATAATCAGAAGTCGTGGATTGCGTTGAATACTGGGAGTTTTTTGTTTAGAAATTGTCAATGGTCTTTGGATTTGTTGGATGTTTGGGCGCCAATGGGACCTAAGGGTCCGATTCGTGATGAGGCGGGGAAGATCTTGACTGCGAATTTGAAGGGAAGGCCGGCGTTTGAGGCAGATGACCAGTCTGCATTGATATACTTGTTGATATCTCAAAAGGATACTTGGATGAATAAAGTGTTTGTTGAGAATTCTTATTATCTTCATGGCTATTGGGCAGGGTTAGTGGATCAGTATGAAGAGATGAATGAGAAGTATCATCCAGGATTGGGAGATGAACGGTGGCCATTTGTAACACATTTTGTGGGGTGCAAGCCTTGTGGTAGCTATGGTGATTATCCTGTTGAGAGGTGCTTGAAAAGTATGGAGAGGGCTTTTAATTTTGCCGACAATCAGGTGATTAAGCTTTATGGGTTTAGGCATAAGGGCTTGTTGAGCCCTAAGATAAAGAGGATCAGAAATGAGACAGTTACTCCTTTGGAGTCTGTAGATCAATATGATTTTCGACATGCAGTGCATGGAGAAGTTGGATCAAACAGCTAG
- the LOC108222970 gene encoding two-component response regulator-like APRR1, protein MERGEMVLGKGGGNNGKGGDGFIDRSKVRILLCDSDSKRLDEAFTLLCKCSYQVTSVRSPRQVIGALNAEGPDIDIILSEVDLPMAKGLKLLKYITRDNTLRRIPVIMMSAQDEVSVVVKCLRLGAADYLVKPLRTNELLNLWTHMWRRRRMLGLPEKNIVNYDFDPVASDPSDANTNSTTLFSDDTDDRSRKNANPETCLSTYQEDNNTIATIAALEAIPPTDISAAYFPDPPVTSNQQRGPKKSELRIGESSAFFAYVKSGLLKSSSQVVIPADENPIEQLRIEKKFSTWSGQMFNDTQGNVDKETHNNHIQIDELQRGKSIPVSFTADTPSPPHQADTSQQRNSKPEGFSQAQMLPPHGAHHDMSRFGHYPYFVPGHMNQVMMSTPSMYQKDLQDPPNSAPSTLLHQNNHVPYCPPHMPGVAPFPYYPVNVCLQPGQMLTPHPWMNYGGSSTDGKPSKVDRREAALLKFRQKRKQRCFDKKIRYVNRKKLAEKRPRVRGQFVRKVNGLNVDLNGQPTSADFDDDEEDEDEYEE, encoded by the exons ATGGAGAGGGGTGAGATGGTTTTGGGTAAAGGCGGCGGGAATAATGGAAAGGGAGGTGATGGTTTTATTGATAGGAGCAAAGTCAGGATCTTGCTATGTGATTCTGATTCGAAGAGATTGGATGAGGCTTTTACTCTTCTCTGCAAATGTTCATATCAAG TCACTTCTGTGAGATCTCCACGACAAGTTATTGGAGCTCTGAATGCCGAGGGGCCGGATATAGATATTATTCTTTCAGAAGTTGACCTTCCCATGGCTAAAGGCCTTAAATTGCTAAAATACATAACAAGGGATAACACTTTACGACGCATTCCAGTAATCA TGATGTCTGCGCAGGATGAAGTGTCTGTTGTTGTGAAGTGCTTGAGACTTGGAGCAGCTGACTATCTTGTGAAGCCTTTGCGCACTAATGAACTTTTGAACCTGTGGACTCACATGTGGAGAAGGAGGCGAATG CTTGGACTGCCAGAGAAGAACATAGTAAACTATGACTTTGATCCTGTGGCATCAGATCCCAGCGATGCTAATACAAATAGCACAACGTTGTTTTCAGATGATACTGATGATAGGTCACGGAAGAATGCAAATCCGGAAACATGTTTATCAACATATCAGGAAGACAAT AATACAATAGCCACTATTGCGGCATTGGAGGCAATACCACCAACAGATATATCGGCAGCATATTTCCCTGATCCACCAGTTACAAGCAATCAGCAAAGAG GTCCAAAGAAGAGTGAACTAAGGATAGGTGAATCATCGGCTTTCTTTGCATATGTCAAGTCAGGGTTGCTTAAGAGCAGTTCCCAAGTTGTTATACCTGCTGATGAAAATCCTATTGAGCAGCTGAGGATAGAGAAGAAGTTCAGTACATGGAGTGGACAAATGTTTAATGATACACAAGGGAATGTAGACAAAGAGACGCACAATAATCATATACAGATAGATGAACTTCAACGAGGTAAAAGCATTCCTGTTTCTTTCACCGCGGACACGCCTTCTCCTCCGCATCAGGCGGATACATCTCAACAGAGGAACTCAAAGCCGGAAGGGTTCTCTCAGGCGCAAATGCTTCCCCCTCATGGTGCACACCATGATATGTCACGGTTTGGACATTATCCTTATTTTGTTCCAGGTCATATGAATCAAGTTATGATGTCAACTCCGTCAATGTACCAAAAGGACCTGCAGGATCCACCAAATAGTGCTCCTTCAACTTTGTTGCATCAAAACAATCATGTACCATATTGTCCTCCTCATATGCCTGGAGTGGCCCCATTCCCATATTACCCTGTTAATGTCTGCTTACAACCCGGCCAAATGCTTACACCACACCCTTGGATGAATTATGGAGGGTCTTCCACTGATGGGAAGCCTAGTAAAGTTGATCGAAGGGAGGCTGCTTTGCTCAAGTTCAGGCAAAAGAGGAAACAACGCTGTTTTGATAAGAAGATCAGGTATGTCAACCGGAAAAAGCTTGCTGAAAAGAGGCCCCGTGTGAGGGGACAATTTGTGAGGAAGGTAAATGGATTAAACGTGGATCTGAATGGACAACCTACTTCTGCTGATTTTGATGATGACGAAGAGGATGAAGATGAATATGAAGAGTAA
- the LOC108222971 gene encoding vesicle transport v-SNARE 13 — protein MSQVFEGYERQYCEISSSLSRKCTSAAVLQGEQKKQKVSEIKAGLDDAESLIHKMDLEARSLPPSVKAMLLAKLREYKNDLNNLKSGVKQITSANATQARDQLFESGLTDANMHSTDQRGRLLMSTEKLNHSSSRIQESRRAMLETEELGVSILHDLHQQRQSLLHANNTLHGVDDNIGRSKKLLTSMSRRMSRNKWIIGSIIVVLVLAIILILYFKLSR, from the exons ATGAGTCAGGTGTTTGAGGGATATGAGAGGCAATACTGTGAAATTTCTTCGAGTTTATCGCGAAAGTGTACCTCTGCTGCGGTCCTCCAGGGAG AGCAGAAAAAGCAGAAAGTTTCTGAGATAAAAGCTGGATTGGATGATGCTGAGTCTTTG ATTCATAAGATGGACCTTGAAGCTAGGAGTTTGCCACCAAGTGTAAAGGCTATGCTTCTTGCCAAGTTACGTGAATATAAGAATGATCTCAATAATCTTAAAAGTGGAGTCAAACAGATCACATCAGCCAATGCCACTCAGGCACGAGATCAACTCTTCGAATCAGGATTGACAGATGCAAACATG CATTCTACTGATCAAAGAGGAAGGTTACTAATGTCAACCGAGAAATTGAACCATTCCAGCAGCAGAATCCAGGAAAGCAGAAGAGCGATGCTGGAAACTGAGGAACTTGGTGTTTCTATCCTTCATGATTTGCACCAACAACGCCAGTCTCTCCTCCATGCCAACAACACG CTTCATGGGGTGGATGACAACATTGGCAGGAGCAAGAAGCTACTGACCTCAATGTCAAGAAGGATGAGCAGAAATAAATGGATCATCGGTTCCATCATTGTTGTGCTTGTACTTGCAATCATATTGATCCTTTATTTCAAGCTGTCCCGTTAG